The sequence CTATTGGATTTATTTATAATCCTAAAATGCTTTATGTTGGTTTTGAATATCATCAATTATTTAATATGTTCAAATCAAATTTACTTAATAATTATATTCGAGTTACAGCTTTTATGTGGGGTTATTTCCTAATTTACTACTATTTGATTCATCATAAAAAAGTTACAGAGATTGAGAGTTAAGCTTTTGCAAGCTTGCGAAAGTTTAAATTGAAAAAATATAGGAGGTATTTTATGGCTACGACAAAAGATGAATTTGAATTTAATTATAAAAAAGAGAAAAAGAGAGGTTTTTCAGATGAACAGATAGAAATCATTTTAAAAGTTGCTTTTTTTTCATTGTTGGTTATTGGTTTAATAGGGATAGGTATTTTCTTTCCTATTTATATTACTCCTTATTGTATCATTGTAGGAATTCCTATCATTATATATGTTATATTAAAGGTTATAGTTGAGGTTGATTATAGTGGTGTTACCTCTGCATTATCAATTATCTTAGTTATTTTGTCTATTTTTGCCGTTTCACGTATAGCTAATATGATATTTATGTATCATAATCTTAGAAAAGGCGGTAAAGAATTTATTCAAAAGATTGAGAGGTCGGGTAATGATAGTTTATTAATTACCTCAAAAGATAGTAATAATAAAAAGAAGAGATTTATTATTGATAATAGCGAATACATTATTAATCCTTTATCTGTGAACAAGGAATACTTTATAAAAAAAGACGGAAAATATTTTTTATATGTTAATAAGCAGATTTCTAATCAGATTAAGGATATTAAATTTGAACAACAAGAGAGTATAAAACAAGAAGAAATTAAGCAGACTAGTAGTGAAAATGAAGATCAGGGAATGTATTTATATTTTCTTATTGCCTTTGTGTTTGTACTATTTATTCTTTTTGGTTCTATAAAATTGTAAATAATTAATCTTTTAACAAATAATGATATTAAAATTATTCCCAAGTAATATTTTTTATCACAAAATTTACTCTGTAAATTTATTGCACTGAAACATATGGGGCAAGGCAAGCAGAATAAAATAATCTTTTTTATGCCAATCAGATGAGAGTAGCTAACCGCTTCTCTCTTTTTTTATTTATCTTTTTTCTTTTTTTTCAACTCAAATTATAGCATACTGCGAAATCTCTACGAGATTCAAGTTTGCAATGTCAAGCACTACGTGTTTGCTACGCAAAACATTGCAAATCTTGTATGCAAAAATTCGTTTATGAAAAAAAAACAAAAAAAAATTGTTGGAGGAACTCTGGACAATTGCATGTAAGTAATTGCTTCTATTGTTTATTCGCTTAAATGTGTGATGTTTGTGTGTGTCCTTAGAGATTTAGGTTTGTTTTAAAAATAAAATCGTGGGAGTGATAAAAATGGGAAAGGCTAGAGAAAGAGTTTTTGAGGAAAGAAAAGAGTTAGTGGATACTATTATTAGAGATTTAGAAAATGGAGAAAAGACTTTTTGGCAGAAAGGGTGGTTAACAGCTAAGCCTATAAATCCGACCAATGGTGTTTCTTATAGAGGAATTAACTTAATAAAGTTATATATGGCGGCTGAAAGAATGGGCTTTAAAGATAATCGTTGGTTAACTTATAAACAGGCAGAATCTAAAAAATGGAAAGTAAGAAAAGGTGCTAAATCCACAAAGTTGGAATTTTGGAAATGGGATATTACAAAAAAAATAAAAGATGAGAATGGAAAAGAAAAAGAAATAATAGAAGAATTAAAAAGCCCTATAGTGTCGTATTTCAATGTATTTAATGCTGAACAAATTGAGAATATCCCTGAAAATACATCAAGTAATGAAATATTTAGAAATAATGTGTTAGCAGAAAAACTTATAAATAATTCAGAAGCAAAAATAAATTATGCCTTTACAGATAATGCCTATTATACAAGATATGAAGATAAAATAGTTATGCCAAACAGGGAATATTTTAAAACAGAAGATGATTTTTATTCCGTAATATTTCATGAAATGGCACATAGTACAGGACATGAAAGTAGACTGAACAGAGAAAAGCATAAAAGACAATTTGATAAAAAATATGCCAAAGAGGAATTAATCGCAGAAATTACATCAATGTTTTTACAATTAGAATTAGGAATTGAAATAAATAACAATAAGAATCACTTTGAAAATCATAAGGCATATATAAAGCACTATATTGAGTTATTAAAAGAAACGCCGAGTATATTATTTAGTATTATCAGGGAAGCAGAAAAAGCAAGCGAGTATATATTAAATTTTGCGTAAATATAAAAAATGAGTGCTGTACAAGTACGGCACTCAAATGAAAAATTAGGAGTGTGAATTATGGGATTTAGAAGTTATATAGGAATAATACGGAAAAATAAAAGTGTAGAATTTGCTTACTGTCATAATGGTGGCGGACTTGATGAAAACGGCGGAATGCTTTTTAGTTATTATGGAAAAGATGAAGTAGAGGAATTATTAAAAGGTGGAGAAATAAGTGTACTAGATTTTGATGTAGCAACGACATATTTTTATGATGAAGCTAATAACTTTGGAATTAAAAATTTTGATTCACTAGATGAAGCTATGGAAAATTATAAAAAAAATAGAGATATTGAGTATATTTATCTATATTGTGTAGAAGAAAATAAATGGTATGTAGATTCTAATTATTATAGGAAAATAAATTTAAAAAGTTTAGAACAGGAACTTTTTAAATATGAAAAGAAAAATAAAATAAGTATACAGTATAAAAAGTCAGTACAAATGAATTTATATTAAAGGGAGATGATTTTATGGCTACAAGAAGTATGATAGGGTATATTAGTAAAAATAACAGAGTAAAATTAGCCTATTGTCATTGTGACGGATATTTGGAACATAATGGGATAATGTTACAGAATTACTATAATAGCATGAAATTAGTAAAAAGTTTATTAAAAGGTAAGGGAGTATATTTTTTAACTGATAATTTAAGAAAGAATGAATATTACAGAGATGATTATACAGTATCAAATCATATGACATTAGATAATTTGTTGATGAATTTAGATGAATATGTTATGACAGTATATATTTATTTGTATCATGAAAAAATGAATAAATGGCTGTATA comes from Sebaldella sp. S0638 and encodes:
- a CDS encoding ArdC family protein, with protein sequence MGKARERVFEERKELVDTIIRDLENGEKTFWQKGWLTAKPINPTNGVSYRGINLIKLYMAAERMGFKDNRWLTYKQAESKKWKVRKGAKSTKLEFWKWDITKKIKDENGKEKEIIEELKSPIVSYFNVFNAEQIENIPENTSSNEIFRNNVLAEKLINNSEAKINYAFTDNAYYTRYEDKIVMPNREYFKTEDDFYSVIFHEMAHSTGHESRLNREKHKRQFDKKYAKEELIAEITSMFLQLELGIEINNNKNHFENHKAYIKHYIELLKETPSILFSIIREAEKASEYILNFA